The segment AGCAGCAACTCCAAAGTGCTTCTTTAGCAATCATGTGGTATAGAAAAATAATTAACAAAAAAAGAAGGATGCCACACCATCCTCCTTTCATCAACCGCTTTTTCAGGATTCTCTGTGGTGTTCGGTTGCTGCCAGCAGGTCAACGCCGGCATCAGTAAGCCTGTATATGTCTTCTTTTATCGTAACGATATTGGCATTTTTCAGGAAATCCATGTGATACTTGAATGCATTGTCGTCAACGCCGACTTCGGCCTTGAGCTCTTCTTCCGGTTTCCCGAAAACTCCTATGGCACCGACCATTTTCCTTCTTACGGGGTGGGATGCGGCTTTGTCAAGCATTTCGTGCTCTTTCTTTACTCTTTCTCCTTCTGAAGGTTTCTGCATTATAAAATCATCAAGTTCATCGTAATCGTCTTCCATTTACTTTTCACCTCTTCAGTTCTTTAGTTGAGCGAAAATATCTATAATGATTAATCATTTATAACACTATCGTTTTCGCTCTGTTTACATCTATTGCTTATGAGTTGCTTTTTTAGTTACTTATTTGGTTTGCTGACGAAAAGCCTGAATATGTCCGTAATGGTCATATGCTTGTCCTCTATGACCGTTGTTCCGCCTTTTTCTATATTGGTCCTTGTGTCCCGGTTCATATTAAAGCCGAAAAATCCGTTGGTTATCGGATTCATAAGGTCCTGCATAAAAGCTATCAGGCGGTTCCTGGTACGAACATGCTCCATGTTTATGATCTTTCCATCAGGTTTGCAAACTCTCACGAATTCTTCTACACCTTTTACCGGGTCAGGGATCGAGCAAAGGACAAAGGTCGTCACAACAGAATCGAACACGTTGTCCTTGAAAGCAAGATGCTGTGCATCCATTAATATCATGTCCACATCAACTCCTGTTGTTCTCTTTTTTGATTTTGCTGCCATTCCCGGGGAGAGGTCGATGGCTACCATTTGCACATCTTTGTCTTTTGGATAGTGGCTGAAGTTCTTGCCGGTTCCAAACCCGACCTCAAGACACCTTCCTTCAACCTTTGAAAATACTTCTGGTCTCCACTTTTTAAAGGCGATCTCTTCCATTATGATCTCAAAAATATCATAGACATGCGAGTAACGGTTATACCGATGAAGTACTTCTTTTGTTTCTGTCACCCTGATTCCCCATGTAAATTTTGTTCGTATGGTATATTTAGTTTCTTAAAGCTTCTTCATACATCTCACAAAGATATTTTATTAATCAGAAACAATCCTATTTAGGGAGGGTTAGAATATGAAGTGGATATCGACTACAATTCTGGTAATTCTTGTATCTGTGATAATAAGTTCATCTGGCTGTGTTTCTTCAGATTCGGATACTGAAGGCGATGGAAGTGATGGTATCTATGGGGATGAAGTGGAAACCCTTGAATATCAGGGAGTGGAGCTGACTCCTATTAATGAACAGAGGAACAACGCAATAAAAGGAACTCAGCGGATAAATGAGGACACATACCTTCTAAGGATCGATGGTATGGTTGACACTCCTGAATCTTTTACCTATGGTCAGGTCACTTCATACCCGAACGTTTCGAAAGTAGTGATCCTTGATTGTGTCGAAGGCTGGGGTTTTACTGCAAAATGGACTGGTGTTCCAGTAAAGACACTTCTTGATGAAGTAGGTGTGCAGGAAGGGGCTAGCACTGTGATATTCTATTCAGAAGATGGCTATTCCACGGCTCATGATCTGGATTATCTTGTTGAAAACAACATCATACTTGGCTATAAACTCAATGATGTGACACTTCCGGAGGACCGGGGTTTCCCATTCCAGCTTGTGGCAGAAGGCAAGTACGGCTACAAATGGGGAAAATGGATAACCAGCATCGAGGTCACGGATGAACCTTATGAAGGGTACTGGGAATCCAGGGGCTACAATAATAATGCTGATGTGGGAGGACCTCGGTTTGGCTGAAACTCCTCTACGCTTTTTCCTTTTAGTCCTTTGAGTAGATCGTATATTCCACGATCAGCAAGAACAGTGGGAATAAAGCGCTTAACAGGATCTGAGTATCCGCTCCGATCACTTCGACCTCGCTGATCGTGTTCAGTGATCTGAAGATCAGGAAGATTATTGCTCCTAATGTCATGCTCTGCAAGATTCCAAAGATCCAGAAGATATTCCTGTTTTCCATTTATAATCCCTCACACTTTCATTTTTGTTTTCCTGTATCTTAACATT is part of the Methanococcoides orientis genome and harbors:
- a CDS encoding class I SAM-dependent methyltransferase; this translates as MTETKEVLHRYNRYSHVYDIFEIIMEEIAFKKWRPEVFSKVEGRCLEVGFGTGKNFSHYPKDKDVQMVAIDLSPGMAAKSKKRTTGVDVDMILMDAQHLAFKDNVFDSVVTTFVLCSIPDPVKGVEEFVRVCKPDGKIINMEHVRTRNRLIAFMQDLMNPITNGFFGFNMNRDTRTNIEKGGTTVIEDKHMTITDIFRLFVSKPNK
- a CDS encoding molybdopterin-dependent oxidoreductase, translating into MKWISTTILVILVSVIISSSGCVSSDSDTEGDGSDGIYGDEVETLEYQGVELTPINEQRNNAIKGTQRINEDTYLLRIDGMVDTPESFTYGQVTSYPNVSKVVILDCVEGWGFTAKWTGVPVKTLLDEVGVQEGASTVIFYSEDGYSTAHDLDYLVENNIILGYKLNDVTLPEDRGFPFQLVAEGKYGYKWGKWITSIEVTDEPYEGYWESRGYNNNADVGGPRFG